A genomic stretch from Holophagales bacterium includes:
- a CDS encoding right-handed parallel beta-helix repeat-containing protein — MVILLGLALALPAGAETRVSGEIPESTVWTLAGSPYVLDGAVYVRGASAPVLTIEAGVEVRAGDGQLISVGDGAAGTLNAIGTAERPILFTTTGTPVAGAWQGIHLGNGAGESRLEHAVVEGGGWAYTAGILVVGSAPALKNVTVRTTHHRGIHAEVGAAPRITDSTVTGTTGGDGTGIHVSADGRLEISDTVIQGSANGAITVEPGAELSGLTGLVLTGNGQDGVRHGGGYLGTSETWKSFGYPYYLIDNAVYVQGASAPVLTIEPGVEVRAGDGQVISVGEGAAGTLNAIGTAERPILFTTSGTPVAGAWQGLNLGSGAGGSRLEHAVVEGGGWGYTAGIRVVGSAPVLKNVTVRTTHHRGIHVEAGAAPRITGSTVTGTAGGDGTGIHVSADGRLEISDTVIQGSANGAITVEPGAELSGLTGLVLTGNGQDGVRHGGGYLGTSETWKSFGYPYYLIDNAVYVQGASAPVLTIEPGVEVRAGDGQLISVGDGAAGTLNAIGTAERPILFTTTGTPIAGAWQGIHLGSGAGGSRLEHAVVEGGGWAYTAGIRVVASAPVLKNVTVKTTHHRGIHVEVGAAPRITDSTVTGTTGGDGTGIHLASGSAARIERTTSDGNSGAGIVNEGSRTSLRFVTLAGNGGDGLWSTAGALSLRDGVVTGQQAPVRNSDTQDRTVDARQQWWGSADGPMGLVGRVEADPWLGAPPTPAFAVTSLDVSTRAFSPSTSSVRFDVAFPSVARWVLGLFGPDGAEARRFAGTGHVATVTWDGTGASGAALADGEYRMRLEAADETTSRAAAPLVGRIALDGSLPSAVLTAPSGLVGAKVGDELTIEGSAGGAGFQSYVLEAGEGDFPPSWTIVDRGILPVANGRLGTFTTALLSPGRYTLRLSVTGGAGKVASSTARIELVEEGECR; from the coding sequence GTGGTGATTCTTCTGGGGCTCGCCCTGGCCCTGCCCGCGGGAGCGGAGACGCGGGTGAGCGGAGAGATCCCGGAGTCCACGGTCTGGACGCTCGCGGGCAGCCCTTACGTCCTCGACGGCGCCGTCTACGTGCGAGGCGCGTCGGCGCCGGTGCTGACGATCGAAGCCGGGGTGGAGGTGAGGGCGGGGGACGGACAGCTGATCTCCGTGGGGGACGGGGCGGCAGGAACGCTGAACGCGATCGGGACGGCGGAAAGGCCGATTCTCTTCACGACGACGGGGACGCCGGTGGCGGGCGCGTGGCAGGGCATCCATCTCGGAAACGGCGCGGGCGAGAGCCGGCTGGAGCACGCCGTCGTGGAGGGCGGTGGATGGGCCTACACGGCGGGCATCCTCGTGGTGGGCAGCGCGCCGGCACTGAAGAACGTGACGGTGAGGACGACGCATCACCGTGGGATCCACGCGGAGGTGGGCGCAGCGCCGCGGATCACGGACAGCACGGTGACGGGAACGACCGGGGGAGACGGAACGGGGATCCACGTGAGCGCTGACGGGCGGCTGGAGATCTCGGACACGGTGATCCAGGGCAGCGCGAACGGAGCGATCACGGTGGAACCCGGGGCGGAGCTGAGCGGGCTGACGGGGCTGGTGTTGACGGGCAACGGGCAGGACGGGGTGAGGCACGGCGGGGGATACCTCGGGACGAGCGAGACGTGGAAGAGCTTCGGCTACCCGTACTACCTGATCGACAACGCCGTCTACGTGCAAGGTGCATCGGCACCGGTGCTGACGATCGAGCCCGGGGTGGAGGTGAGGGCGGGGGACGGACAGGTGATCTCCGTCGGGGAGGGGGCGGCAGGGACCCTGAATGCGATCGGGACGGCGGAAAGGCCGATTCTCTTCACGACGTCCGGGACGCCGGTGGCGGGCGCATGGCAGGGCCTGAACCTCGGAAGCGGCGCAGGCGGGAGCCGGCTGGAGCACGCCGTCGTGGAAGGCGGTGGATGGGGCTACACGGCGGGCATCCGCGTGGTGGGAAGCGCTCCGGTGCTGAAGAACGTGACGGTGAGGACGACGCATCACCGCGGGATCCACGTGGAGGCGGGCGCAGCGCCGCGGATCACGGGCAGCACGGTGACGGGAACGGCCGGGGGAGACGGAACGGGGATCCACGTGAGCGCCGACGGGCGGCTGGAGATCTCGGACACGGTGATCCAGGGCAGCGCGAACGGAGCGATCACGGTGGAGCCCGGGGCGGAGCTGAGCGGGCTGACGGGGCTGGTGTTGACGGGCAACGGGCAGGACGGGGTGAGGCACGGCGGGGGATACCTCGGAACGAGCGAGACGTGGAAGAGCTTCGGCTACCCGTACTACCTGATCGACAACGCCGTCTACGTGCAGGGTGCATCTGCGCCGGTGCTGACGATCGAGCCCGGGGTGGAGGTGAGGGCGGGGGACGGGCAGCTGATCTCCGTGGGGGACGGGGCGGCAGGAACGCTGAACGCGATCGGGACGGCGGAAAGGCCGATTCTCTTCACGACGACGGGGACGCCGATAGCGGGCGCGTGGCAGGGCATCCATCTCGGAAGCGGCGCGGGCGGGAGCCGGCTGGAGCACGCCGTCGTGGAAGGCGGTGGATGGGCCTACACGGCGGGCATCCGCGTGGTGGCAAGCGCGCCGGTACTGAAGAACGTGACGGTGAAGACGACGCATCACCGCGGGATCCACGTGGAGGTGGGCGCGGCGCCGCGGATCACGGACAGCACGGTGACGGGAACGACCGGGGGAGACGGAACGGGGATCCACCTTGCCTCGGGCAGCGCCGCGCGGATCGAGCGGACGACTTCAGACGGGAACTCCGGGGCGGGGATCGTGAACGAGGGATCGCGCACGTCGCTCCGCTTCGTGACGCTCGCGGGAAATGGCGGCGACGGGCTCTGGAGCACGGCGGGCGCCCTCTCGCTGCGCGACGGAGTGGTGACGGGCCAGCAGGCTCCCGTACGCAATTCAGACACGCAGGACCGCACCGTAGACGCCCGGCAGCAGTGGTGGGGAAGTGCGGACGGGCCGATGGGACTCGTGGGTCGCGTCGAGGCCGACCCGTGGCTGGGCGCGCCGCCGACCCCCGCGTTTGCCGTGACGTCGCTGGACGTTTCCACGAGGGCCTTTTCGCCTTCGACCTCGAGCGTCCGTTTCGACGTCGCGTTTCCTTCGGTCGCCAGGTGGGTTCTCGGTCTCTTCGGACCCGATGGCGCGGAGGCCCGGCGATTCGCGGGAACCGGCCACGTCGCGACCGTCACGTGGGACGGAACAGGTGCCTCTGGGGCAGCTCTCGCGGACGGGGAGTACCGCATGCGTCTCGAGGCGGCCGACGAAACGACGAGTCGTGCCGCAGCGCCGCTCGTTGGAAGGATCGCGCTCGACGGTTCTCTCCCCTCGGCCGTCCTCACGGCGCCATCGGGACTGGTGGGAGCGAAGGTCGGCGACGAGCTGACGATCGAGGGGAGCGCGGGAGGCGCGGGCTTTCAGTCCTACGTTCTCGAAGCGGGCGAGGGAGACTTCCCACCTTCCTGGACGATCGTCGACCGCGGCATCCTCCCGGTCGCGAACGGGAGGCTCGGGACCTTCACCACCGCGCTCCTCTCGCCGGGACGCTACACGCTGCGGCTTTCCGTGACGGGCGGCGCTGGCAAGGTCGCCTCCTCGACGGCGCGCATCGAGCTCGTCGAGGAAGGGGAGTGCCGTTGA